One Nonomuraea angiospora DNA segment encodes these proteins:
- a CDS encoding SDR family oxidoreductase, with product MAPLEGRVVVVTGASGGVGRAVVRQLGRQGAKVALIARGTTGLGAAAVDVGVEGGTGEVFEADMAEYDQVRRAAERIEAEMGPISVWINIAFSSVFARFSDISPDEYARTTAVTYLGYVWGTKVALDLMRPRNTGAIVQAGSALSQRGIPLQSAYCGAKHAIKGFTESVRTELLADRSGIDITLVQLPALNTPQFDWVLSKLRRHPQPVPPIYQPEVAARAIVYAAEHPERKEYWVGATTAATLLAQRVAPALVDRYVARTGARSQQTDEKPPDGVANLWEPADEDVDYGAHGSFDERSHARSPQLWLSQHRGPVLLALAGGAAATWAALRLRGR from the coding sequence ATGGCACCACTTGAAGGGCGCGTAGTGGTGGTGACGGGCGCCAGCGGCGGGGTCGGGCGAGCGGTCGTCCGGCAGCTCGGGCGCCAGGGCGCGAAGGTGGCGCTCATCGCCCGGGGCACGACCGGGCTGGGCGCCGCCGCCGTGGACGTGGGCGTGGAAGGAGGCACCGGCGAGGTATTCGAGGCCGACATGGCCGAGTACGACCAGGTGCGGAGGGCGGCCGAGCGCATCGAGGCGGAGATGGGGCCCATTTCCGTCTGGATCAACATCGCCTTCTCCTCCGTCTTCGCCAGATTCAGCGATATTTCGCCAGATGAGTACGCCCGCACCACCGCGGTGACGTACCTGGGCTACGTCTGGGGCACGAAGGTCGCCCTGGACCTCATGCGCCCGCGCAACACGGGTGCGATCGTCCAGGCCGGCTCGGCGCTGTCGCAGCGCGGCATCCCGCTGCAGTCGGCGTACTGCGGCGCCAAGCACGCGATCAAGGGGTTCACGGAGTCGGTCCGCACGGAGTTGCTGGCCGACCGCAGCGGCATCGACATCACGCTGGTGCAACTGCCCGCGCTCAACACCCCCCAGTTCGACTGGGTGCTGTCCAAGCTGCGGCGCCACCCGCAGCCGGTCCCCCCGATCTACCAGCCGGAGGTGGCCGCCCGGGCCATCGTGTACGCGGCCGAGCACCCGGAGCGCAAGGAGTACTGGGTGGGCGCCACCACGGCCGCCACCCTCCTGGCCCAGCGCGTGGCGCCGGCGCTCGTGGACCGGTACGTGGCCAGGACCGGCGCGCGGTCCCAGCAGACGGACGAGAAGCCGCCGGACGGCGTCGCCAACCTGTGGGAGCCGGCGGACGAGGACGTGGACTACGGCGCCCACGGCTCGTTCGACGAGCGCTCCCATGCCCGCAGCCCCCAGCTCTGGCTGTCCCAACATCGCGGCCCGGTCCTCCTCGCGCTGGCCGGAGGCGCGGCCGCCACGTGGGCGGCCCTGCGTCTGCGCGGACGATAA
- a CDS encoding GPGG-motif small membrane protein: MATLLWIIAVILVISGIYVILARRDLLWGIVLIVLGFLVGPGGVSIFNV, encoded by the coding sequence ATGGCTACTTTGCTCTGGATCATCGCGGTAATACTCGTCATCTCCGGGATCTACGTGATCCTGGCCAGGCGCGATCTGCTCTGGGGGATCGTGCTCATCGTCCTCGGATTCCTGGTCGGACCGGGCGGGGTCAGTATCTTCAATGTGTAG
- a CDS encoding nucleotidyltransferase: MTSHGHAVTDAILDTLKRASTGLKDAGVKFALAGGCAAYARGAAPSLHDVDFMLTEHDVPTALEALRGIGFQTAKPPEDWLVKAYDEGRLVDLIFRVSDQPITDELLDRAEPLKASAVIVPVLEATDLVISWLLPLSEHACDYGALLAQVRALREQVDWPRVAAVLQDSPYAMTFITLLERLDVLQGPIEPKGDPKWP, from the coding sequence ATGACGAGCCACGGCCACGCTGTCACTGACGCCATTCTCGACACGCTCAAGCGTGCCAGCACAGGGTTGAAGGACGCCGGGGTGAAATTCGCGCTGGCCGGCGGATGCGCCGCGTACGCGAGAGGCGCCGCACCGTCACTGCACGACGTCGACTTCATGCTGACCGAGCACGACGTGCCGACCGCGCTGGAGGCGCTGCGCGGGATCGGCTTCCAGACGGCCAAGCCGCCGGAGGACTGGCTGGTCAAGGCGTACGACGAGGGCCGGCTGGTGGACCTGATCTTCCGGGTGTCCGACCAGCCGATCACCGACGAGCTGCTGGACCGGGCCGAGCCGCTGAAGGCGTCCGCCGTGATCGTGCCCGTGCTGGAGGCCACCGACCTGGTCATCTCGTGGCTACTGCCGCTGTCGGAGCACGCCTGCGACTACGGGGCGCTGCTGGCCCAGGTGCGCGCGCTGCGCGAGCAGGTCGACTGGCCGCGCGTGGCGGCCGTGCTCCAGGACTCGCCGTACGCGATGACGTTCATCACGCTCCTGGAGCGGCTGGACGTGCTGCAGGGCCCGATCGAGCCGAAGGGCGACCCGAAATGGCCGTGA
- a CDS encoding metallophosphoesterase family protein, whose protein sequence is MTDLRIAAVGDIHLGEDDRGQYRKRLAGIEERADVLMLAGDLTRHGTLEEGRVVADELRGLPIPVVAVLGNHDYHSDLQYEIAGELRDAGVVVLDDDGAVVQCGDRKLGVVGGKGFGGGFAGKCASEFGEREIKNFVAHTRYIAESWKVALKEIVAEKRVVLSHYSPIKETLEGEPHEIYPFLGSYLLAEAVDTAGADLILHGHAHKGTEKGMTSGGIRVRNVALPVLGRAYAVYCLDCETGF, encoded by the coding sequence TTGACTGACCTGCGTATCGCGGCCGTCGGAGACATCCACCTGGGGGAGGACGACAGAGGCCAGTACCGCAAGAGACTGGCGGGCATCGAGGAACGCGCGGACGTGCTGATGCTGGCCGGCGACCTGACCAGGCACGGCACGCTGGAGGAGGGGCGGGTCGTGGCCGACGAGCTGCGCGGCCTGCCGATCCCCGTCGTCGCGGTGCTCGGCAACCACGACTACCACTCAGACCTGCAGTACGAGATCGCCGGCGAGCTGCGCGACGCGGGCGTCGTGGTGCTCGACGACGACGGCGCCGTCGTCCAGTGCGGCGACAGGAAGCTGGGCGTGGTCGGCGGCAAGGGGTTCGGCGGCGGGTTCGCGGGCAAGTGCGCCAGCGAGTTCGGCGAGCGGGAGATCAAGAACTTCGTCGCCCACACCCGCTACATCGCCGAGTCCTGGAAGGTCGCGCTCAAGGAGATCGTGGCCGAGAAGCGCGTGGTGCTGTCGCACTACTCCCCGATCAAGGAGACGCTGGAGGGGGAGCCGCACGAGATCTATCCCTTCCTGGGCAGCTACCTGCTGGCGGAGGCGGTCGACACGGCGGGCGCCGACCTGATCCTGCACGGCCACGCGCACAAGGGCACGGAAAAGGGCATGACGTCGGGCGGCATCCGGGTCCGTAACGTGGCGCTGCCGGTGCTGGGCCGGGCCTACGCCGTCTACTGCCTCGACTGCGAGACCGGGTTCTGA
- a CDS encoding DNA topoisomerase IB, with amino-acid sequence MPKLRPSDQSEPGIVRRRYGRGFGYQGPDGRAVRDQATLARIKALAIPPAWTDVWICTSPHGHLQAVGTDAAGRRQYRYHDLWREQQDQAKFDRVLEVAERLPEFRKTVEGQLGGRGLTRKRVLAAAARLLDVGFFRIGGESYDTYGLATLRMEHLTCSNGTVTCSYQAKGDISREVEVADPAACKVLRSLKALSVEGELLRYRRRDGGWGYIRSDDINDYLRETIGYEVTAKDFRTWHATVLAAVGLAVSKPAGQKKRAVARVMREVAEYLGNTPTVARASYVDPRVVEAYDQDRTIAAALTELGAEADFGQLATAGPVEQAVIDLIRAV; translated from the coding sequence GTGCCCAAGCTGCGTCCCAGTGATCAGAGCGAGCCGGGGATCGTACGGAGGCGCTACGGGCGCGGGTTCGGCTACCAGGGGCCTGACGGGCGTGCGGTGCGCGACCAGGCCACGCTGGCCCGCATCAAGGCGCTGGCCATCCCCCCGGCCTGGACCGACGTGTGGATCTGCACGTCCCCCCACGGCCACCTGCAGGCCGTGGGCACGGACGCGGCCGGGCGCAGGCAGTACCGCTACCACGACCTGTGGCGTGAGCAGCAGGACCAGGCCAAGTTCGACCGCGTGCTGGAGGTGGCCGAGCGGCTGCCGGAGTTCAGGAAGACCGTGGAAGGCCAGCTCGGCGGCCGCGGCCTGACCAGGAAGCGGGTGCTGGCCGCCGCGGCCCGCCTGCTCGACGTCGGCTTCTTCCGCATCGGCGGCGAGAGCTACGACACGTACGGGCTGGCCACGCTCAGGATGGAGCACCTCACCTGCTCCAACGGCACGGTCACCTGCTCCTACCAGGCCAAGGGGGACATCTCCCGAGAGGTCGAGGTGGCCGATCCCGCGGCCTGCAAGGTGCTCAGGTCGCTCAAGGCGCTCAGCGTGGAGGGCGAGCTGCTGCGCTACCGGCGGCGCGACGGCGGCTGGGGCTACATCAGGAGCGACGACATCAACGACTACCTGCGCGAGACCATCGGGTACGAGGTCACCGCCAAGGACTTCCGCACCTGGCACGCCACCGTTCTGGCCGCCGTGGGCCTGGCGGTCTCCAAGCCGGCCGGCCAGAAGAAACGTGCGGTGGCCCGGGTCATGCGGGAGGTCGCCGAATACCTGGGCAACACACCCACGGTGGCCAGGGCGTCGTACGTGGACCCCCGGGTGGTCGAGGCGTACGACCAGGACAGGACCATCGCGGCCGCGCTGACCGAGCTGGGCGCGGAAGCCGATTTCGGGCAACTGGCCACGGCAGGACCGGTCGAGCAGGCGGTTATTGACCTTATCCGTGCCGTTTGA
- a CDS encoding SAM-dependent methyltransferase, whose amino-acid sequence MSLSGEYEWAPPGVDPARPSVARVHDALLGGMENFAADRSVARKLKDTVPEVVDLVWCNRAFIGRVVDFLVREAGIRQIIDLGAGLPTVENTHEVAQFADPRARVVYVDNDPMVEPHARAILNGNPYADAITADVRDVEAVLGHPSLRRLIDPAQPTAILIIGVLHLLPDQDDPHGLVRRYMSALPKGSYLAASNMMASANPKAQALEAMLHVTMGAGYFRDRDSIAAYFDGLVLVEPGVVHFPEWHPDERLPGPLATWEQLLLGGVGRKP is encoded by the coding sequence TTGAGTCTCAGCGGAGAGTACGAGTGGGCTCCTCCTGGGGTCGACCCGGCGCGGCCCAGCGTGGCCCGCGTCCACGACGCGCTGCTCGGCGGCATGGAGAACTTCGCCGCCGACCGCTCGGTGGCCCGCAAGCTGAAGGACACGGTGCCCGAGGTGGTGGACCTCGTCTGGTGCAACCGCGCCTTCATCGGCAGGGTCGTGGACTTCCTCGTCCGCGAGGCCGGGATCAGGCAGATCATCGACCTGGGCGCCGGGCTGCCCACGGTGGAGAACACGCATGAGGTGGCCCAGTTCGCCGACCCCAGGGCCAGGGTGGTGTACGTCGACAACGACCCCATGGTCGAGCCGCACGCCCGCGCCATTCTGAACGGCAACCCGTACGCCGACGCCATCACCGCCGACGTCCGCGACGTGGAGGCCGTCCTCGGCCACCCCTCGCTGCGCCGCCTGATCGACCCGGCCCAGCCCACGGCCATCCTGATCATCGGCGTGCTGCACCTGCTGCCGGACCAGGACGACCCGCACGGGCTGGTCCGGCGGTACATGTCCGCCCTGCCGAAGGGCAGCTACCTCGCCGCCTCCAACATGATGGCCTCGGCCAACCCCAAGGCCCAGGCGCTGGAGGCCATGCTCCACGTCACCATGGGCGCCGGGTACTTCCGCGACCGGGACTCCATCGCCGCGTACTTCGACGGGCTGGTGCTGGTGGAGCCCGGAGTGGTGCACTTTCCCGAATGGCATCCGGACGAGCGCCTGCCCGGCCCGCTGGCCACCTGGGAGCAGCTCCTCCTGGGCGGCGTAGGCCGCAAACCCTAG
- a CDS encoding DMT family transporter, with amino-acid sequence MTHVSARRGALYVSVAATAWGTGGAAGSLLFESGGLGAVGVSLWRYLLGAAFLLLLTRRPVVLSGRILLIGAGMAVYQTAYFAAIAHSGVALATVVTMGATPVFTALGSRFLLREPLGRVALTALATALTGLVLLTGETALQSRTSSIAGIGLALLSAAGYAGVTILSRRLGDDDPQGVAIGGFVVGAACLAPFALVEGVVPNVSLPSVALLLYLGAVPTALAYGLFFRALTALRATTVSIISLGEAVGAAVLGVVLFGERLTPLAWSGCVLLLAAVTVLAVRAESA; translated from the coding sequence ATGACCCATGTCTCCGCCCGGCGGGGCGCCCTTTACGTGTCCGTGGCCGCCACCGCCTGGGGCACGGGCGGCGCCGCCGGTTCGCTGCTCTTCGAGTCCGGCGGCCTCGGCGCCGTCGGCGTCTCTCTCTGGCGCTACCTCCTCGGCGCCGCCTTCCTTCTCCTCCTCACCCGCCGCCCGGTCGTGCTCAGCGGCCGGATCCTGCTGATCGGCGCCGGAATGGCCGTCTACCAGACCGCGTACTTCGCCGCGATCGCCCACTCCGGCGTGGCGCTCGCGACCGTGGTGACGATGGGCGCCACCCCGGTCTTCACCGCCCTGGGCAGCCGCTTCCTCCTCCGCGAGCCGCTCGGCCGCGTCGCGCTCACCGCGCTCGCCACCGCCCTGACCGGGCTCGTCCTCCTCACCGGGGAGACCGCGCTGCAGTCCCGGACGTCCTCCATCGCGGGCATCGGCCTCGCCCTGCTCTCGGCCGCCGGGTACGCCGGGGTCACGATCCTCTCCCGGAGGCTCGGGGACGACGACCCGCAGGGGGTGGCGATCGGCGGGTTCGTGGTCGGGGCGGCGTGCCTGGCGCCGTTCGCGCTGGTGGAAGGGGTCGTGCCGAACGTGAGCCTGCCGTCCGTGGCGCTGCTGCTCTACCTCGGCGCGGTGCCGACGGCGCTCGCGTACGGCCTGTTCTTCCGCGCCCTGACCGCGCTGCGCGCCACCACGGTGTCGATCATCTCGCTCGGCGAGGCCGTGGGCGCGGCGGTGCTCGGCGTGGTGCTGTTCGGGGAGCGGCTCACCCCTCTTGCCTGGTCGGGGTGCGTGCTGCTGCTGGCCGCCGTCACAGTTCTCGCCGTACGGGCTGAATCCGCGTGA
- a CDS encoding transketolase: protein MMPERDLQYLTELAAQLRVDSVRAAAEAGSGHPTSSMSAADLMAVLFACHLHYDFENPDNPANDHLIFSKGHASPLLYALFKAAGVVDDKELLTFRRRGSRLEGHPTPRLPWVDVATGSLGQGLPVGVGVAMAGRLERMPYRVWVLCGDSELAEGSIWEAAEHAGCEGLANLTAIVDVNRLGQRGPTRHGWDTGAYARRFGAFGWHTIEIDGHDPGQIDYALNDARNTRRRPTVILAKTRKGEGALEVENREGAHGKPLKEPDKAVDELGGRRDLRVEVHKPEAPAAPYRFESRPMSLPAYKVGDKAATRTAFGEALAALGAARGDVLALDGEVADSTKAEAFGKEFPERFFEMYIAEQQLVAAAVGLQVRGWKPYAATFAAFLTRAYDFIRMAGVSRASIRLVGSHAGVAIGEDGPSQMGLEDLAMLRAVYGSTVLYPCDANQAAALTAELADVEGVSYLRTTRGETPVIYPPDERFPVGGSRVLRHSPDDRATIVAAGVTVHEALAAADELRGAGIPVGVIDLYSVKPVDTAALVEAATTTGNLITVEDHRLEGGLGDAVMDAVSELGPRVVKLAVTGLPGSATPEEQLADAGIDRHAIAEAVKRLL, encoded by the coding sequence ATGATGCCTGAGCGCGATCTTCAGTACCTGACCGAGCTGGCCGCGCAGCTGCGGGTCGATTCCGTGCGGGCGGCCGCAGAGGCGGGGTCCGGCCATCCGACCTCGTCGATGTCGGCCGCCGATCTGATGGCCGTGCTCTTCGCGTGTCATCTGCACTACGACTTCGAGAACCCGGACAACCCCGCCAACGACCACTTGATCTTCTCGAAGGGGCACGCGTCCCCGCTGCTCTATGCGCTCTTCAAGGCGGCCGGGGTCGTCGACGACAAGGAGCTCCTGACGTTCCGCCGGCGGGGCAGCCGGTTGGAGGGGCATCCGACGCCGCGGCTGCCGTGGGTGGACGTGGCCACCGGGTCCCTCGGTCAGGGGTTGCCGGTCGGGGTCGGGGTGGCCATGGCCGGGCGGCTGGAGCGGATGCCGTACCGGGTGTGGGTGCTGTGCGGGGACAGCGAGCTGGCCGAGGGGTCCATCTGGGAGGCGGCCGAGCACGCGGGCTGCGAGGGACTGGCCAACCTGACCGCGATCGTGGACGTGAACCGCCTCGGCCAGCGCGGCCCCACCCGGCACGGGTGGGACACGGGGGCCTACGCGCGCAGGTTCGGGGCGTTCGGGTGGCACACGATCGAGATCGACGGTCACGATCCCGGGCAGATCGACTACGCGCTCAACGACGCCCGCAACACGCGCAGGCGGCCGACGGTGATCCTGGCCAAGACGCGCAAGGGCGAGGGGGCCCTGGAGGTCGAGAACCGCGAAGGCGCTCACGGCAAGCCGCTCAAGGAACCGGACAAGGCCGTCGATGAGCTGGGCGGCCGGCGGGACCTGCGGGTCGAGGTGCACAAGCCCGAGGCCCCGGCGGCGCCGTACCGGTTCGAGAGCAGGCCGATGAGCCTGCCCGCGTACAAGGTGGGCGACAAGGCGGCCACGCGGACGGCGTTCGGGGAGGCGCTGGCGGCGCTCGGCGCGGCGCGCGGGGACGTCCTGGCGCTGGACGGCGAGGTGGCGGACTCGACCAAGGCGGAGGCGTTCGGGAAGGAGTTCCCCGAGCGGTTCTTCGAGATGTACATCGCCGAGCAGCAGCTCGTGGCCGCCGCCGTCGGCCTGCAGGTGCGCGGGTGGAAGCCGTACGCGGCCACCTTCGCGGCGTTCCTGACCAGGGCGTACGACTTCATCAGGATGGCCGGCGTGAGCAGGGCGTCCATCCGGCTCGTGGGGTCGCACGCGGGGGTGGCGATCGGCGAGGACGGGCCCTCCCAGATGGGCCTGGAGGACCTGGCGATGCTGCGGGCGGTCTACGGCAGCACCGTGCTCTACCCGTGCGACGCCAACCAGGCGGCGGCGCTGACGGCCGAGCTGGCCGACGTCGAAGGCGTCTCCTACCTGCGCACCACGCGCGGGGAGACGCCGGTCATCTACCCGCCGGACGAGCGCTTCCCCGTGGGCGGGTCGCGGGTGCTGCGACACTCGCCCGACGACCGGGCCACGATCGTGGCCGCGGGCGTGACCGTGCACGAGGCGCTGGCGGCGGCCGACGAGCTGCGGGGGGCGGGGATCCCGGTGGGGGTGATCGACCTCTACTCGGTCAAGCCGGTCGACACGGCCGCGCTGGTCGAGGCGGCCACCACCACGGGCAACCTGATCACGGTGGAGGACCACCGGCTGGAGGGCGGGCTCGGCGACGCGGTGATGGACGCGGTCAGCGAGCTGGGGCCGCGGGTGGTGAAGCTGGCCGTGACGGGCCTGCCCGGGTCCGCGACGCCGGAGGAGCAACTGGCCGACGCCGGCATCGACCGCCACGCGATCGCCGAGGCGGTCAAGCGGCTCCTGTGA
- a CDS encoding PRC-barrel domain containing protein: protein MELWNYRADVYDRGQPLDLVGYHVQATDGKIGSVDEATYEVGESYIIVDTGPWIFGKKVMLPAQVVTSIDPQERNVYVARTKAEIKDAPEFDEGTFKEPEYRTRLGDYYGRLV, encoded by the coding sequence ATGGAGCTCTGGAACTATCGCGCTGACGTCTACGACCGCGGCCAGCCCCTGGATCTCGTGGGCTACCACGTCCAGGCGACCGATGGAAAGATCGGGTCCGTCGACGAGGCGACGTACGAGGTCGGCGAGAGCTACATCATCGTCGACACCGGCCCTTGGATCTTCGGTAAGAAGGTCATGCTCCCGGCGCAGGTCGTCACGAGCATCGACCCTCAGGAGCGCAACGTTTACGTCGCGCGCACCAAGGCCGAGATCAAGGACGCGCCCGAGTTCGACGAGGGCACGTTCAAGGAACCCGAGTACCGGACGCGGCTAGGCGACTACTACGGCCGGCTCGTGTAA
- a CDS encoding BON domain-containing protein — protein MEAPQYVAARVQQALAEDGRTHELGIRVDIRGDQLFLRGEVSGTGQRERLGQVAHEAAPELHLHNEIRVVEASEPGEDERLD, from the coding sequence ATGGAAGCTCCGCAGTACGTCGCGGCCCGCGTCCAGCAGGCGCTGGCCGAGGACGGACGCACGCACGAGCTCGGAATCCGCGTGGACATACGAGGCGACCAGCTGTTCCTGCGCGGTGAGGTCAGCGGGACAGGCCAGCGCGAGCGGCTCGGCCAGGTGGCGCACGAGGCCGCGCCCGAGCTCCACCTGCACAACGAGATCAGAGTCGTGGAGGCCAGTGAGCCGGGGGAGGATGAGCGTCTTGACTGA